A segment of the Yersinia rochesterensis genome:
CACAAGACATACACGGGTCGAATGAGTGAATGGTCCGCACCACTTCAAGTGGTTTGGCAGGATCAGCAACCGGTGTTCCCACCAGCGCTTGCTCGTAAGGCCCCGGTTCATCATTATAATTGCGCGGCCCGGCGTTCCATGTCGATGGCACCACCGCCTGATAGTTAGCGATTTTGCCATCCTTGATAACCACCCAGTGCGACAACATGCCGCGCGGGGCTTCTTCAAAGCCGACACCACGGATCTCGCCGGTTAGCGGAATATCCGGCTTGATAAAGGTTTCGACGTCACCGGTGCCGATATTAGTGACCAACGCAGTCCATTGTTGGGCCAAGGTTTCATGCAGCACACAGCAATGCACCGCACGGCCAATAATACGCCCCAGAGTGGATGGTAACTGTTCGGGAGTAATGGCCTGCCCGCTCAGTTTTTGGTAAGCCGCGCCGATATCACTGAAATGCTGTTTAGTCGGAGCGTGTCCGGCGGCCAAGCCGCACATTAACCACGCCAGCGGCCCCACTTCCACGGTTTTGCCATAGAAAGTCGGCGCTTTTACCCACGAATATTTGCCATCTTCCTGCCAGCCGGTGTAATTGGGGTTGGTTTTGCCCTCCCACGGGGCCAGCGGCTCGTCGTCCTGATACCAAGCATGCTTGCCGCTCTCGGCAATGCCTTTGATCAAGTAAGGATCGTTGTGATTAGCAATCGGGCGGAAGCTGCCGTTTTCCAGATAGCCGCCCGGCAGCAGGAAGGTTTCCCCTTTGCGGTCAGTCGGCAACTCCGGCACGCTGAGGTAGTCATCCGCCCCTTTGCCCAGATTGAGCCAACCCGGATAGTGGGCGGCGATCACCGCGGTATCGACCTTATAAACCTGCTCAATAAAGCTGCCCAGCCGGTCAATAAAGGATTTCACCAACATTAGGCGCTCCAGATTGAGCACACTGGGCATATCCAGATTGATTGGGTTGGCAACCCCCCCCACAGCAAGGTTCTGAATATGCGGCGTTTTTCCGCCGAGCACCGCCACAATGCGGTTGGCATCGCGCTGGCATTCCAGTGCTTGCAGATAATGCGCCACCGCAATCAGATTGACCTCTGGCGGCAATGCCATCGCCGGATGGCCCCAGTAGCCATTAGCAAAAATACCTAACTGCCCGCTGGCGACCAAATCTTTGATTTTCTGCTGCACACGGGTGAATTCTTCCGCGCTGTTCAACGGCCAACTGGACAAGCCACTCAGCATGGCTGCCGCCTTTTGTGGTGAGGCTTGCAGCGCCGAGGTCACATCCACCCAATCCAACGCAGATAGTTGATAAAAATGAACAATATGGTCATGAATACTGTGCGCGGCCAGAATCAAATTGCGGATATGCTGAGCATTAACCGGCACTTCCATCCCTAATGCATTTTCCACCGCCCGTACCGAAGCAATGGCGTGAATAGTGGTGCATACGCCGCAAATGCGCTGCACAATCATCCAGGCATCGCGCGGATCATTACCTTGTAAAATTTCTTCCATGCCACGCCACATGGTGCCGGAGGACCAGGCTTTAATGACCTTGCCGTCCTCAATTTCGCAGTCGATCCGCAGGTGCCCCTCAATGCGGGTGACGGGATCAATGGTGATGCGTTGGCTCATGCTTTACCTCTGTCTGATTATTCTTATGTAACTGGCCGTGAGCAGGAAGCACCGGCAACAGCCGAATCAATAAAATGTAGGCGCAGACCTCAATGGCGACGAAGCCGATGGAGATCAGGATTTCACTGGTGGTGGGGAAG
Coding sequences within it:
- the hybC gene encoding hydrogenase 2 large subunit; translation: MSQRITIDPVTRIEGHLRIDCEIEDGKVIKAWSSGTMWRGMEEILQGNDPRDAWMIVQRICGVCTTIHAIASVRAVENALGMEVPVNAQHIRNLILAAHSIHDHIVHFYQLSALDWVDVTSALQASPQKAAAMLSGLSSWPLNSAEEFTRVQQKIKDLVASGQLGIFANGYWGHPAMALPPEVNLIAVAHYLQALECQRDANRIVAVLGGKTPHIQNLAVGGVANPINLDMPSVLNLERLMLVKSFIDRLGSFIEQVYKVDTAVIAAHYPGWLNLGKGADDYLSVPELPTDRKGETFLLPGGYLENGSFRPIANHNDPYLIKGIAESGKHAWYQDDEPLAPWEGKTNPNYTGWQEDGKYSWVKAPTFYGKTVEVGPLAWLMCGLAAGHAPTKQHFSDIGAAYQKLSGQAITPEQLPSTLGRIIGRAVHCCVLHETLAQQWTALVTNIGTGDVETFIKPDIPLTGEIRGVGFEEAPRGMLSHWVVIKDGKIANYQAVVPSTWNAGPRNYNDEPGPYEQALVGTPVADPAKPLEVVRTIHSFDPCMSCAVHIVDTTGNEVTKVKVL